The proteins below are encoded in one region of Pyxidicoccus trucidator:
- a CDS encoding YebC/PmpR family DNA-binding transcriptional regulator, which yields MSGHNRWSKIKRQKAAMGATKGKLYSKVIKEITVSARLGGGDPTGNARLRVALGLAREANIPKDTIERAIKKGTGELEGESYEEVTYEGYGPGGVAMLVECLTDNRNRTAADVRSIFGRYGGNLGAEGAVAWMFQKKGAITVKPGPTEDAVMEKAIDAGAEDVLNHGDEGFEVRTAPADLHTVATRLEAAGLALGEQKWTFLPQNTLHVEGENARGLLKLMDVLEENDDVQNVHANFELDDAVMESLSQ from the coding sequence ATGTCCGGTCATAATCGGTGGTCGAAGATAAAGCGCCAGAAGGCAGCCATGGGCGCGACCAAGGGCAAGCTGTACTCCAAGGTCATCAAGGAGATCACCGTCTCCGCGCGCCTCGGCGGTGGAGACCCCACCGGCAACGCCCGCCTGCGCGTCGCCCTGGGCCTGGCCCGCGAGGCGAACATCCCCAAGGACACCATCGAGCGCGCCATCAAGAAGGGCACCGGTGAGCTGGAGGGGGAGAGCTACGAGGAGGTGACGTACGAGGGCTACGGCCCCGGTGGCGTCGCCATGCTGGTGGAGTGCCTCACCGACAACCGCAACCGCACCGCCGCCGACGTGCGCTCCATCTTCGGCCGCTACGGTGGCAACCTGGGCGCCGAGGGCGCGGTGGCCTGGATGTTCCAGAAGAAGGGCGCCATCACCGTCAAGCCCGGTCCCACCGAGGATGCGGTGATGGAGAAGGCCATCGACGCGGGCGCCGAGGACGTCCTCAACCACGGCGACGAGGGCTTCGAGGTGCGCACCGCGCCCGCGGACCTGCACACGGTGGCCACCCGCCTGGAGGCCGCCGGCCTGGCGCTGGGCGAGCAGAAGTGGACGTTCCTGCCGCAGAACACCCTCCATGTGGAAGGTGAGAATGCGCGCGGCCTGCTCAAGCTGATGGACGTGCTCGAGGAGAACGACGACGTGCAGAACGTGCACGCCAACTTCGAGCTCGACGACGCGGTGATGGAGTCCCTGTCGCAGTAG
- a CDS encoding response regulator yields the protein MAAALSQPSPRTEPGSSASAETGPRRRASRGRSRVLLVDSDAGAQAVLAAALAQAGFEVLMVGSAHAALDALSQDGKLPHLVVSEVELPDGDGFSLCGNVRADARTAHLPVVLLARRQEDFHRDLAGGVGADDYLPQPVLVEDVVALARLKAGRRTGDAAFESHTARLSLGHVARALLAGVRSGRAVLAEGEGWFAFRHGLVVDAVFHGERGSLAFRRMLAFGSGAYAVALGPELHKGSFTMDRAYLCETVLPGLERFDALRARGLPLASRLTVDFARLAEVLSTLPEDVGEVVRLFDGRRTLRAMLLECPFPEAVAYEASTRLFSLGVLVPACLVEERERARCGSKVPGFFEPRPSTEPTVELVGGAQPPVILTFPKQPARPGSGPEDLESSGRSDDAGI from the coding sequence ATGGCTGCCGCGCTCTCGCAACCTTCTCCGCGCACTGAACCGGGTTCCTCCGCCTCGGCGGAGACGGGCCCGCGTCGTCGTGCGTCACGAGGGCGCTCGCGGGTGCTGCTGGTGGACTCGGATGCGGGCGCGCAGGCGGTGCTCGCGGCGGCGCTGGCGCAGGCGGGCTTCGAGGTGCTGATGGTGGGCAGCGCCCACGCGGCGCTGGATGCGCTGTCGCAGGACGGCAAGCTCCCGCACCTGGTCGTCTCCGAGGTGGAGCTGCCGGACGGTGATGGCTTCAGCCTCTGTGGCAACGTCCGCGCGGACGCGCGCACGGCGCACCTGCCGGTGGTGCTGCTGGCGCGGCGGCAGGAGGACTTCCACAGGGACCTCGCCGGTGGGGTGGGCGCGGACGACTACCTGCCCCAGCCGGTGCTGGTGGAGGACGTGGTGGCGCTCGCGCGGCTGAAGGCGGGCCGGCGCACGGGAGATGCCGCCTTCGAGTCCCACACCGCGCGGCTGTCGCTGGGGCACGTGGCGCGGGCGCTGCTCGCGGGCGTGCGCTCCGGCCGGGCGGTGCTCGCCGAGGGCGAGGGCTGGTTCGCGTTCCGCCACGGGCTGGTGGTGGATGCGGTGTTCCACGGTGAGCGCGGGAGCCTGGCCTTCCGGCGCATGCTCGCTTTCGGCAGCGGCGCGTACGCGGTGGCGCTGGGGCCGGAGCTGCACAAGGGCTCGTTCACCATGGACCGCGCGTACCTGTGCGAGACGGTGCTGCCGGGGCTGGAGCGCTTCGACGCGCTGCGCGCCCGGGGGCTGCCGCTGGCCTCGCGGCTGACGGTGGACTTCGCGCGGCTGGCAGAGGTGCTGTCCACGCTGCCCGAGGACGTGGGCGAGGTGGTGCGCCTGTTCGACGGCCGCCGCACGCTGCGCGCCATGCTGCTGGAGTGCCCCTTCCCGGAGGCGGTGGCCTACGAGGCCTCCACGCGGCTGTTCTCGCTCGGAGTGCTGGTGCCGGCCTGCCTCGTGGAGGAGCGCGAGCGGGCCCGCTGCGGCTCCAAGGTGCCCGGCTTCTTCGAGCCCAGGCCCTCCACCGAGCCGACGGTGGAGCTGGTGGGGGGCGCCCAGCCCCCGGTCATCCTGACGTTCCCGAAGCAGCCCGCGCGCCCCGGGAGTGGGCCGGAGGACCTGGAGTCCTCGGGGCGCTCGGACGACGCCGGGATTTGA
- a CDS encoding sigma-54-dependent transcriptional regulator, with protein sequence MSAPHALLLVDDDAAFRKVYGGLLRDAGYEVVEAADRPSARAAFDARAFPLVLLDLMLPPDGSVSAGLEGLGALLSARPGTKVIVISGVGDTRHTLEAVRLGAYDFLTKPVDPDVLLVVVQRALARVTLERQVESLRTSLTRAAGDSALVGQSAPFLAAVSLAERVAASDLPVLVTGENGTGKELLARSVHLKSRRHAGPFVPINCGALPESLLESALFGHVKGSFTGATKDHRGLFAEADRGTLFLDELGDMTPSLQVKVLRALETGDILPVGADLPVKVDVRLISATHQDLGRMLQEGTFREDLFWRVKGVEIRLPPLRERASDLPLLAKHFLNQCAHLCPDGRARLLSDAAAEALAAHAWPGNLRELKHEMQRATVLAGERREIQPEDLSFTGSERPRASTPGATTLAQKVEALERREIEEALKRCGGNRTHTAEALGLSRQGLLKKLERFGLT encoded by the coding sequence ATGTCCGCACCGCATGCGCTGCTGCTCGTGGATGACGACGCCGCTTTTCGCAAGGTCTACGGCGGCCTGCTGCGCGACGCGGGCTACGAGGTGGTGGAGGCTGCGGACCGCCCCTCCGCCCGCGCTGCCTTCGACGCGCGCGCGTTCCCCCTCGTGCTGTTGGACTTGATGCTGCCGCCGGATGGCAGCGTGTCCGCGGGGCTGGAGGGGCTCGGCGCGCTGCTGAGCGCCCGGCCCGGCACCAAGGTCATCGTCATCTCCGGAGTCGGGGACACGCGCCACACGCTGGAGGCCGTGCGCCTGGGCGCCTACGACTTCCTCACCAAGCCGGTGGACCCGGACGTGCTCCTCGTCGTGGTGCAGCGCGCCCTGGCCCGCGTGACGCTGGAGCGTCAGGTGGAGTCCCTGCGCACGTCGCTGACCCGCGCGGCGGGGGACTCGGCGCTGGTAGGGCAGAGCGCGCCGTTCCTCGCCGCCGTCTCGCTGGCCGAGCGCGTGGCCGCCAGTGACTTGCCCGTGCTCGTCACCGGAGAGAACGGCACGGGCAAGGAGTTGCTCGCGCGCAGCGTACACCTCAAGAGCCGCCGCCATGCCGGGCCCTTCGTCCCCATCAACTGTGGCGCGCTGCCGGAGTCGCTGCTGGAGAGCGCCCTCTTCGGCCACGTGAAGGGCAGCTTCACCGGCGCGACGAAGGACCACCGTGGCCTCTTCGCGGAGGCGGACAGGGGCACGCTGTTCCTCGACGAGCTGGGGGACATGACGCCCTCCCTCCAGGTGAAGGTGCTGCGCGCGCTGGAGACGGGCGACATCCTCCCGGTGGGCGCGGACCTGCCGGTGAAGGTGGACGTGCGGCTCATCTCCGCCACGCACCAGGACCTGGGGCGGATGCTCCAGGAGGGCACCTTCCGCGAGGACCTCTTCTGGCGCGTGAAGGGCGTGGAAATCAGACTGCCGCCCCTGCGCGAGCGCGCCTCGGACCTGCCGCTGCTGGCGAAGCACTTCCTCAACCAGTGCGCCCACCTGTGCCCGGACGGGCGCGCGCGGCTGCTGTCGGACGCCGCCGCCGAGGCGCTCGCGGCCCATGCCTGGCCCGGCAACCTGCGCGAGCTGAAGCACGAGATGCAGCGCGCCACCGTGCTCGCCGGCGAGCGCCGCGAAATCCAGCCCGAGGACCTGTCCTTCACCGGCAGCGAGCGGCCCCGCGCCAGCACTCCCGGCGCCACCACGCTGGCGCAGAAGGTGGAGGCGCTGGAGCGGCGCGAAATCGAGGAGGCGCTCAAGCGCTGCGGCGGCAACCGCACGCACACGGCCGAGGCGCTCGGACTGTCGCGCCAGGGCCTGCTCAAGAAGCTGGAGCGCTTCGGCCTGACGTGA
- the ruvC gene encoding crossover junction endodeoxyribonuclease RuvC, translating into MRVLGVDPGSRFMGYGVVEEKRGRLAHVGHGVIKVDESAPLASRLKDLHAALAEALARYRPDSVAVEGLFTFRNARSALVLGHARGVALLAAAQAGLTVYEYAPAKVKKSVGAGGADGKDAVGRMVRTLLSLGAEKFERADASDALAVALCHLNQGRAGVPSAMAASGKKRKGAAALLADRLAPSYRKPEAR; encoded by the coding sequence ATGCGCGTGCTCGGCGTGGACCCTGGCAGCCGGTTCATGGGCTACGGGGTGGTGGAGGAGAAGCGGGGGCGGCTGGCGCACGTGGGCCACGGCGTCATCAAGGTGGACGAGTCGGCGCCGCTGGCCTCCCGCCTCAAGGACTTGCACGCCGCGCTGGCGGAGGCGCTGGCACGCTACCGCCCGGACTCGGTGGCGGTGGAAGGGTTGTTCACCTTCCGCAACGCGCGCAGCGCCCTGGTGCTGGGCCATGCGCGCGGCGTGGCCCTGCTGGCCGCCGCGCAGGCGGGGCTGACGGTGTACGAGTACGCGCCCGCCAAGGTGAAGAAGTCCGTGGGCGCGGGCGGTGCGGACGGCAAGGACGCGGTGGGGCGGATGGTGCGCACGCTCCTGTCGCTGGGGGCGGAGAAGTTCGAGCGCGCGGACGCGAGTGACGCGCTGGCGGTGGCGCTGTGCCACCTCAACCAGGGCCGGGCCGGAGTGCCGTCGGCCATGGCGGCGTCGGGCAAGAAGCGCAAGGGCGCGGCGGCGCTGCTGGCGGACCGCCTGGCGCCCTCCTATCGGAAGCCGGAGGCGAGATGA
- the ruvA gene encoding Holliday junction branch migration protein RuvA, translating into MISRLRGTVLEKDADDATIDVGGVGYRVNFSTLALGKLPVDGQPVDVRVRTVVREDAFELFGFLTKGEEDLFQLLTAVTRVGPRLALMVLSGMEVPELVAALSRGEVARLSKIHGVGKKTAERLVLELKDKVKNIHLEAVSRGTAPAAIGGSHSDLVSALLNLGYKPPQAEKAAELASQRLGAEATFQALFREALKALRSGG; encoded by the coding sequence ATGATTTCGCGGTTGCGCGGGACGGTGCTGGAGAAGGACGCGGACGACGCCACCATCGACGTGGGCGGCGTGGGCTACCGGGTGAACTTCTCCACCCTGGCGCTGGGGAAGCTGCCGGTGGACGGACAGCCGGTGGACGTGCGCGTGCGCACGGTGGTGCGCGAGGACGCCTTCGAGCTGTTCGGCTTCCTCACGAAGGGCGAGGAGGACCTCTTCCAGCTCCTCACGGCCGTCACGCGCGTGGGGCCCCGGCTGGCGCTCATGGTGCTGTCCGGCATGGAGGTGCCGGAGTTGGTGGCGGCGCTGTCTCGCGGCGAGGTGGCACGGCTGTCCAAGATTCACGGCGTGGGCAAGAAGACCGCCGAGCGGCTCGTCCTGGAGCTGAAGGACAAGGTGAAGAACATCCACCTGGAGGCCGTGTCGCGCGGGACGGCGCCGGCCGCTATCGGAGGCAGCCACTCCGACCTCGTCTCCGCGCTGCTCAACCTCGGGTACAAACCACCCCAGGCGGAGAAGGCCGCGGAGCTGGCCAGCCAGCGGCTGGGCGCGGAGGCTACCTTCCAGGCCCTGTTCCGCGAGGCCCTCAAGGCGCTGCGCTCGGGGGGGTGA
- the mutM gene encoding DNA-formamidopyrimidine glycosylase — translation MAEVPEVEIIVRDLRQAVVGRRFTEVEVLAPAAVRFPSPPDFIAELRGRSVIAASRRAKFILLSLADGKTLAIHFMLWGDLKLRPLGSERPPATLVVFCLEGGEELQLTDTLGYARVAVGRASELAARLKLEELGPEALDDTFTPEVLARQLRRRGSPLKTVLLNQRVLAGLGNRDADESLWHAGLDPRRLASSLTTEEVARLHRAIRHVLEEGLSLRGTQKDLFGIQGQAKHRRNVFGRTGAPCPRCTTPVSHLRIGGRNTHWCASCQPTEGAPAEPPAQSSLL, via the coding sequence GTGGCTGAAGTTCCCGAAGTGGAAATCATCGTCAGGGATCTCCGGCAGGCTGTCGTGGGCCGGCGCTTCACGGAGGTCGAGGTGCTCGCACCGGCCGCCGTGCGCTTCCCGTCGCCGCCGGACTTCATCGCGGAGCTGCGCGGACGCAGCGTCATCGCCGCGTCCCGGCGGGCCAAGTTCATCCTGCTGTCGCTCGCTGACGGGAAGACGCTCGCCATCCACTTCATGCTGTGGGGAGACCTCAAGCTCCGTCCCCTGGGCAGCGAGCGCCCTCCGGCGACGCTCGTCGTCTTTTGCCTGGAGGGTGGCGAGGAGCTCCAGCTCACCGACACCCTGGGCTATGCGCGCGTGGCGGTGGGCCGCGCCTCCGAGCTGGCCGCGCGCCTGAAGCTGGAGGAGCTGGGGCCCGAGGCGCTCGATGACACCTTCACCCCGGAGGTGCTCGCTCGGCAGCTCCGGCGCCGCGGAAGCCCGCTCAAGACGGTGCTGCTCAACCAGCGTGTCCTCGCGGGGCTGGGCAACCGTGACGCGGACGAGAGCCTGTGGCACGCGGGGTTGGACCCGCGCCGGCTCGCGTCCTCACTCACGACAGAGGAGGTGGCGCGCCTGCACCGCGCCATCCGCCACGTGCTGGAGGAAGGGCTGAGCCTGCGCGGCACGCAGAAGGACCTCTTCGGCATCCAGGGCCAGGCGAAGCACCGGCGCAATGTCTTTGGCCGCACCGGCGCTCCGTGCCCGCGCTGCACCACGCCCGTCTCGCACCTGCGCATCGGCGGGCGCAACACGCACTGGTGCGCCTCCTGTCAGCCCACGGAGGGCGCTCCGGCCGAGCCCCCCGCGCAGTCGTCCCTGTTGTGA